In Cloacibacterium caeni, a single window of DNA contains:
- a CDS encoding ABC transporter permease subunit, whose protein sequence is MNNIAKFIFFDILKNKIVLLYTLLLFVISWSVLGLDSNYTKATLSLLNIVLLVVPLVSIIFSTIYVYNSSQFIELLLSQPIARGKIWLNIFIGLSSALILAYLLGCGVPILLYSSIETGFSLIIIGVMLSVIFTAFAMLSSIGSRDRAKGIGISIFVWLFFAIIYDGILLVLMFQFSDYPIEGIMATLAAINPIGLARIFVLLQLNISAMLGYSGAVFKDIFGSGGGMGISMVILFIWIAVPFLLSYIKFNKKDL, encoded by the coding sequence GTTGTATACCCTACTCCTCTTTGTTATTTCATGGTCAGTATTGGGATTAGACAGCAATTATACCAAAGCTACGTTGAGTTTGCTCAATATTGTTTTATTGGTGGTTCCACTTGTGAGCATTATTTTTTCTACGATTTACGTCTATAACAGCAGTCAGTTTATAGAATTATTGCTCAGTCAACCCATTGCTAGAGGCAAGATTTGGTTGAATATTTTTATCGGACTTTCCTCCGCATTGATTTTGGCGTATTTACTTGGTTGTGGCGTTCCTATTTTGCTTTATTCTTCTATAGAAACAGGGTTTTCGCTTATTATCATTGGAGTAATGCTTTCGGTTATTTTCACGGCATTTGCTATGTTGTCTTCGATTGGAAGCAGAGACCGAGCCAAAGGAATAGGCATTTCGATTTTTGTATGGTTGTTTTTCGCTATTATTTATGACGGCATTTTATTGGTTCTCATGTTCCAATTTTCGGATTATCCCATTGAAGGAATCATGGCGACATTGGCAGCGATAAATCCTATTGGTCTTGCCCGAATTTTCGTGCTCTTGCAACTCAATATTTCAGCGATGCTCGGCTATTCTGGAGCAGTTTTTAAAGATATTTTTGGTTCAGGTGGCGGAATGGGAATTTCTATGGTGATTCTCTTTATTTGGATTGCGGTCCCTTTTCTGCTCTCTTATATCAAATTTAACAAGAAAGATTTATAA